The following are from one region of the Aquirufa lenticrescens genome:
- a CDS encoding gamma carbonic anhydrase family protein, which produces MAIFIAPTASVMGRVFVSKDVSVWYGAVIRADVEEIHLGEGCNIQDNAVLHADEGDKTIIGPHVTVGHGAIVHGAEIGEGSLVGMQATVLNRAKVGKFCLIGAHALVTEGMEIPDYSLVLGTPAKVVKTLNEDQINRLKYGPPHYVKMGAEHKSGKFPLLTAADFE; this is translated from the coding sequence ATGGCGATTTTTATTGCACCGACGGCCAGCGTCATGGGCCGCGTTTTTGTCTCGAAGGATGTGTCTGTTTGGTATGGCGCAGTGATTCGTGCAGATGTAGAAGAGATTCATTTGGGTGAAGGATGCAATATTCAAGATAATGCAGTTCTGCACGCAGATGAAGGTGATAAAACCATCATTGGACCTCACGTTACGGTCGGTCACGGTGCGATTGTTCATGGCGCAGAAATAGGCGAGGGTAGTTTAGTGGGAATGCAAGCTACGGTGTTGAATAGGGCCAAAGTAGGCAAGTTTTGCCTCATCGGAGCTCATGCCTTAGTCACGGAAGGGATGGAAATTCCTGATTACTCCCTTGTTTTAGGAACGCCAGCAAAGGTCGTTAAGACGCTGAATGAAGATCAAATTAATCGCCTTAAATACGGCCCACCACATTATGTAAAAATGGGTGCCGAACACAAATCAGGCAAATTCCCTTTATTAACCGCAGCAGACTTCGAATAA